Genomic DNA from Methanofollis sp. W23:
CCGCGAGGTTGAGGCCAAGAAACTCCCGGGCAAGGTCAACATCATCGAGGATGACTGCTGCACCTGCCGCTGGTGTGCCGAGAACTGCCCAACCGAGGCGATCACTGTCGAGAAGATCTTCGAGGGCGAGATCGAGTTCCACGCCGAGAAATGTCCGGGTGGCTGCTCGACCTGTGCCGAGATCTGTCCGGCCCACGCGATCTACCTTCCCTCCCCTGCACCCGTAGCCGAGATGAAGGGCGAGAAGGAGCCGAACATCGCCGTCAACAAGGATCTCTGTATCCTCTGCGGCGCATGTGTCAACGCCTGCCCCGGCGAGGACATCATCGTCCTGAAGCGGACCGGCATCCGCATGAAGGGCAAGGAGACAGACCTGTTCAACAAGATCAAGGCGAAGCTCTTCACCCCGCGGACTTCCAGAGTAAAGGAAGAGGTCACGCCCGGCGAAGTGGAACTCAAGGCCCTTGAAAACGCGTGAGGTAGTGACATGGCAAAAGGATATAATGACCCTGCGATGGAAGAAAAGTTCCAGGACAGGTACTTCCACGCTACAACAGAAACAAACCCCGAATTTATCAAAGAGATAGAGCGGCTCGGCCGTACTCCCGCACATATGTGCTTCCAGTGCGGGACCTGCACAGGCTCCTGCCCCTCGGCACCCAGGTCGAGTTACCGGATCAGGAAGTTCATGCGCCGTGCCGTGCTTGGACTTGAGAAAGAGGCCCTGACCGACCCGGACCTCTGGCTCTGCACCACCTGTTACAGCTGCGCTGACCGGTGCCCGCGTGACATTGCCCCGACCGACGTCATCATGGCAATGCGCAACCTCGCGTTCAAGGAAGACATCGTCCCCAGGAACTTCCTCAAGACGATCCAGCTCATCTACAAGACCGGTCACGGCGTGCCCAACAACGACGCGAACCGGGCTGCCCGGCTTAAACTCGGACTTGAGGCCGAACCTGAGACGACCCACAAGTACCCAGAGTTCATTCCAGGCATCCAGAAGATCTTGGACCATTACCATATGAAAGAGACTGCAGACAGAATCCTCTCAGAGGGTGAGCAGTAAATGCACGAATATGCGTTTTTCCTCGGGTGCATTGCACCGAACCGTTACCCAGGCTGCGAAGCGGCCGCCATCAGGACAAGCCGGAACGTCGGCATCGAACTTCTCCCTCTGAAGGGCGCAAGCTGCTGCCCGGCACCGGGGGCATTCGGCGCGGTCGACCTCCGCGTCTGGTATGCGATGGCCGCCAGGAACATCTGTCTTGCCGAAGAGATGGGCAAGGACATCACCCTCATCTGCAACGGCTGCTACAAGTCGATCTACGAGGTCAACGAGCGGCTGAAAGAGGACGACGAGCTCCGTGACGAGGCCAACGAGGTTCTCGCCGAGATCGACATGGAGTTCAAGGGCTCAGTCGATGTCTACCACCTCGCCGAGCTCTACTATGACCCCAAGGTCTGCGGTGTCGAGAAGATCCGCGAGTCCGTGGTCAGGCCCCTCGACGGGACCAAGATCGCGGTCCACTACGGCTGCCACCTTCTCAAGCCACTCAAGGAGCGCCGGTTCACCAATTCCGAGAACCCGATGTGGATCGAGGAACTCGTCGACGCCCTTGGTGCAGAATCTGTCCAGTACCGCAACAAGATGCAGTGCTGCGGTGCAGGCGGCGGTGTCCGCGGCTTTGACCTGGCCCACTCGCTCGATATCACGAACGAGAAGATGATCAATATCGCTGATGCAGGCGCAGACGCCCTCACTGAGGTCTGTCCGTTCTGTCAGCTCCAGTTCGACCGCGGTCAGGTCGAGATCAAAGACAAGTTTGGCATCGAATGGGGTCTTCCGGTGCTTCACTACAACGAACTGCTGGGACTTGCCCAGGGAATGAGCCCCCAGGAGCTTGCACTTGACCTCCACGCCATCGACTGCAAGCCGTTCCTGGACAAGATCCTGTAAGGGAGGAATATTCATGGCAGAAGAGAAAAAACAGCCCAGAATAGGTGTGTTTGTGTGCCATTGCGGTACCAACATCGCCGGCACCATCGACGTGGAGGCAGTCAAGGATTATGCCACGACCCTCCCCAATGTCGCGGTCGCCGATCACTATCAGTACATGTGCTCGACTCCGGGCCAGCAGATGATCAAGGACGCCATCAAGGAAAACGACCTGACCGGCGTCGTGGTCGCTGCCTGTACGCCCCGTCTCCACGAGCCGACCTTCAGGACGGCCACACAGGAAGGCGGTCTCAACCCGTTCAGGTTCGAGATGGCCAACATCCGTGACCAGAACTCCTGGGTCCATATGCACGACTCCGAGGGTGCAACCGAAAAGGCAAAGGACGCCGTCAGGATCGCCGTTGCCAAGGCATCCCTTCTTGAGGATCTCTACCCCAAGAGCGTCCCGGTCGAACACGCCGCCATGGTCGTTGGTGGCGGTGTCGGTGGTATCCAGGCGGCACTCGACCTTGCAAACGCCGGGATCAAGACCTACCTCATCGAGAAGTCCCCGACGGTCGGCGGACGTATGTCCCAGCTCGACAAGACCTTCCCGACCCTCGACTGTTCACAGTGTATCCTTACCCCGAAGATGGTGGACGTCGGGCGTCACCCGAACATCGAACTCCACACCTACACCGAGGTCGAGGCAGTCGACGGCTACATCGGCAACTTCGAGATCACCCTCAGAAAGAAGGCCAGGGGGGTCATGAGCCAGGACGAGGCCACGGCCAAAGGGATCATCGGCGGCGGGTGTAACGGCTGCGGCGACTGTGAAGCAGCCTGTCCGGTCATCAAGCCCAACCCCTTCGAGCTCGGGATGGCACCAAGAAAGGCCATCTACATCTACCACCCGCAGGTTGTGCCTCTGGTCTATACCGTCGACTTTGACTCCTGTGTGAAGTGCGGTCTCTGTGTCGAGGCCTGTGGCGACAAGAAAGCCATCGACCTTGAGATGGAGGACACCTTCGAGACCGTCAAGGTCGGAAGTGTCATCCTCGCAACCGGGTACGAGATGTTCCCGATCGAGAAAAAGCGCGAGTGGGGCTACAAACAGTTCGACAACGTCATCACCTCACTCGAGTTTGAGCGCCTCATCTGTGCCTCCGGTCCGACCGGCGGTCACCTGGTCCGCCCGTCTGACGGCGAGACCCCGATGAAGGTCGCCTTCCTGCTCTGTGCAGGCTCTCGTGACAACACTGGTGTCGGCAAGCCGTACTGCAGCCGGTTCTGCTGCATGTACTCGCTCAAGCACGCCCACCAGGTCATGGAAAAGATCCCGGGATGCCAGCCCTACATCTTCTACATGGACATCAGGTCCTTTGGCAAGATGTACGAGGAGTTCTACTATCGTATCCAGAACGAGGGTGCGAAGTTCATCCGTGGCCGTGTGGCCAACATCCTCGAAGACCCGAAGACCAAGAACCTGCACGTCTATGCAGAGGACACCCTGCTCGGGCGTCCGGTCGACATCGAGGTCGACATGGCCGTGCTCGCCGCGGCGATTCAGCCTGCAGCAGATACCGACCACGTCAGACACCTGTTTGGCGTGTCCTGCTCACAGGACGGATGGCTTCTTGAGGCCCACCCGAAGCTGAACCCGTGCGGGACCACGACCGCGGGGATCTTCCTCGCCGGCGTCTGCCAGGGGCCAAAGGATATCCCTGACACCGTCGCCCAGGCCGAAGGTGCAGCTTCCGCCGCATCCATCCCGATCCACATGGGCAAGGTCGACCTCGAACCGTACTTCGCCCAGTGCATCGAGGAGAAGTGTGCGGGTTGTGGGATGTGCATCAACCAGTGCCCGTACTCCGCACTCGAACTCATCGAGAAGGACGGCAGGACGGTCATGCACGTGACCGAAGCAAAGTGTAAGGGCTGCGGGACCTGTGGTGGGTTCTGTCCAGGTGGTGCGATCTACATGCAACACTTCACCACACCGCAGATCGTGGCCCAGATCGATGCATTCCTCCTTGGAGGTGAGGAGTAAATGGCAGAAGAAGAATGGCAGCCGAAGATCATCGCAATCATCTGCAACTGGTGTTCTTACGCTGGTGCAGACCTCGCGGGCAGTGCCCGTACCCAGTACCCGCCTGACGTCCGTGCCATCCGTGTGATGTGCACCGGGCGTGTCGACCCGCTCTTCATCATGAAGGCCTTTGCCGACGGTGCCGATGGGGTGCTCGTCTCCGGGTGCCACTTCGGTGACTGTCACTACATCGCGGGCAACTACAAGTGTGCCAAGAGGATGTTCCTCCTCAAGAGTGTCCTCAAGGACCTTGGGATCGATGACAAGCGTCTTAGAATGACCTTTGTCTCTGCATCTGAGGGTGCCAAGTGGGCAATGGTCATGGAAGACGTCGTCAAGACCGTCAAGGAACTGGGTCCAAGCCCCATCAACCAGCTGAAGCAGTAAATGCCGGAGGTTATTACGGTGCCAGAAATCGAATTAAACCTCATATCCGGGCGGAGCATCCAGCAGGGTGTTTCAATGGAGGCGGGCAAGGAAAAGCCCGCCTACACCAAGGCTTGCGGCATCATCGAGATGGATGATGCCGACTTCAAGCGTCTGGGCGCCTGGAGAAATACCAATGTCCGTGTCACCAGCGAATACGGTAGCGTCGTCGTGAAAGCAGTGCAGACCACCCAGGGCCCCCACCCTGGGCTTGCCTTCATCCCCATGGGACCGTGGGCAAACATGGTCATCAGCCCGAAGACCTACTCGACCGGGATGCCGACCTTCAAGGGCGTACCGGTCACCGTCGACGTTGCTGAAGATGAGCCAGTGTACGATTCACTCGACCTCGTCCGCAAAGCCTGCAAGGGTGAGATCTAATGGCAAAGATTATCTCTGACGTAGTCTGTCCGTTCTGTGGAACGCTCTGTGACGACCTGGAAGTCAAGGTCTCTGACGACGGCAAAGAGATCCTCGAGGTCTACAATGCCTGTGTCATCGGCACAGAGAAGTTCCTTCACTCCCAGGCAGAAGACCGCCTGAAGGTCCCGCAGATGCAGGATGAAGAGGGCAACTCGAAGGACGTCAGCGTCGACGACGCCGTCGAGTACACCGCCCAGATGCTCTGCAACGCAAAGAAGCCCCTCATGTACGGCTGGTCCTCCACCAACTGTGAGGCACAGTCGGTGGGCCACGAGATCGCCGAACTTGTCGGAGCGGTCGTCGACAACACCGCCACGGTCTGTCACGGCACCACCCTCATCGCACTCCAGGATGTCGGTGTGCCAAGCTGCACCCTTGGTGAGGTCAAGAACCGTGCCGACCGGATCGTCTTCTGGGGCTGCAACCCTGCCCACGCTCACCCAAGGCACATGAGCAGGTACTCCATCTTCCCACGTGGGTTCTTCACCGGGAAGGGCCACAAGGCACGCAAGATGGTCGTCGTCGACCCGCGCAGCACTGACACGGCAAAGATGGCCGACCTCCACATGCAGATCGAGCAGGGCCGCGACTACGAACTGCTCAGCGCCCTGCGTGTTGCCATCCGCGGCAACCCGCTGCCTGAAACCGTCGCCGGGATCCCGAGAGAGACGATCCAGGATGTCGCCGAAACTCTTAAATCAGGCCGCTTCGTGATCATCTTCTTCGGTATGGGAGTCACGCAGTCGCTCTCCAAGAACCACAACATCGATATAGCCATCTCGCTGACCCGCGACCTTAACGACTACACCAAGGCGGCCATCATGCCGATGCGTGGTCACTACAATGTCACGGGCTCAGGGCAGGTGCTTGGCTGGCAGTTCGGATACCCGTTCTGCGTGGACCTCTCCCGCGGCTTTGCCCGCTACAATCCAGGGGACTCCACCTCAAACGACCTGCTCCGCAGGGGCGAGGTCGACGCGGTCTTCGTCCTGGGATCTGACCCGGGTGCACACTTCCCGATCTCCTCGGTGAAGAAGATCGCACACCTCCCGTCAGTCTGTGTCGACCCGCATTTCACCCCGACCTCCGCCGTCTGCAAACTCCACATGCCAGTCGCGTTCGTCGGTGTTGAGGAGGCGGGTTGTGCCTACCGGATGGACAATGTCCCAATCGAGACCAGGAAGGTCGTCGATGCCCCAGAAGGCATGCTCAGCGACGAGGAATTCCTCAAGCGTGTACTCACACGGGTAAAGGAGATCAAGGGGGTTGCGTGAAATGGTAGAATATCTGATCAAGAACGGTTTCGTCTTCGACCCGGTGCTCGGGATCAACGGTGACAAGACCGATGTTGCCATCAAAGACGGCAAGATCGTCAAGTCGACCGAGATCAAGAACCCGAAGGTCATCGACGCAGCCGGCAAAACAGTGATGGCTGGCGGGGTGGACATTCACGCCCACGTCGCCGGGCCAAAGGTCAACCTCGGCAGAAACTACCGTCCTGAAGATAAACTCTTCAATTGCAAACCTGGAAAGGGTGCAATGAGGATGACAGGCGGGTTCTCGGTCCCAACAGTCTTCAGGACCGGGTACAAGTACGCCCAGATGGGCTACACGACCGTAATGGAAGCGGCAATGCCGCCGCTGTACGCCCGTCACGTCCATGAAGAGATGCGGGACACTCCGATCCTTGACCAGGGGGCCTACCCGGTCTTCGGGAACAACTGGTTTGTCCTTGAGTACCTCAAGAACCATGAGGTCGAGAATACCGCGGCCTACATGTCCTGGCTGCTGCGGACCACCAAGGGTTACGCCGTCAAGATCGTCAACCCGGGCGGCACCGAAGCCTGGGGCTGGGGTCTGAACTGCAACTCGATCCATGACCCGGTCCCGTACTTCGACATCACCCCGGCCCAGATCATGAAGGGATTGATGGAGGCAAACGAGGCCCTGAGGCTCCCGCACTCCGTCCACATCCACACCAACAACCTGGGCAACCCTGGCAACTACGAGACCACCCTCGACACCTTCAAGCTCTTCGAGGGCGAGAAGCCGAACAACGACTTCGGGCGTAACCAGGTCATGCACCACACCCACGTACAGTTCCACTCGTACGGCGGGGACAGCTGGCGCAACGTGGAGTCCAAGGCCGACAAGATCATGGACTATGTCAACAGCCACGACAACATGACCATGGACCTTGGCTGTGTCACCCTGGACGAGACCACGACGATGACCGCAGACGGTCCGTTCGAGCACCACCTCACCGAGCTCAACCACCTCAAGTGGGCAAACACCGATGTGGAACTTGAGACCGCAGCAGGCGTCGTCCCGTACATCTACGCACCAAATGTCAAAGTCTGCGGCATCCAGTGGGCTATCGGGCTTGAACTCGGCCTGATGGCCAAGGACCCGATGCGGGTCTTCATCACCACCGACCACCCGAACGCAGGTCCGTTCTTCAGGTACCCGCGGGTCATGAAGTGGCTGATGAGCAAGGACGCCCGTGAAGCCCAGATGGACTCGTTCAAGTGGGCAGAGAAGGTCAGGGACGCCACGTTCCTCTCCGGCATCGACCGTGAGCTGACACTCTACGAGATCGCGGCAATGACCAGGGCAGGCACGGCCCAGGCGCTCGGTCTCAAGGATAGGTACGGCAGTCTTACCCCAGGTCTTGAAGGAGATGTTGCAGTCTATGACTACAACCCCGAGACCGCGGAGGACCCAGAACTCATCGAGAAGGCCTTCAGCAACGCGGCGTACCTCTTCAAGGGCGGCGAAATGGTCGTCAAGGAGGGCGAGGTCGTCAGCAACGGGAACAAGAAGACGCTGTGGGTCGACGCCAAGGTTGCGGAGAACCCACAGGTCCAGAGGGACGTCGCCGAGAAGTTCCTGCGGTACTACACGGTCACCCAGGCAAACTATGAGGTGAACGAGAAGATCTTCATGAAGAACCCGTACAGGATCGAGGTCGACGCAACCCAGTGAGGAGATGACGATGGAGACGGTAACACTGACACCAAAGGAGCAGTCCGAGCTCTATATCGATGCGGAGAACATCACCCCTGACACCTTTGCAGGGAAGTCCGCCGCGGAGATCGCCGAACTGCAGGTCTTTGAAGGGAACCAGACCCAGACCCTGGGCCAGTACTTTGAGGTCGCCGGCACGGCCGGCGCCACGGCCGAGGAGACGAAGATCGTCATCAAAGGCGATGTCACCAAGGTCAAGTACATTGGTATGCGGATGACTGGCGGCGAGATCGTCGTCGAAGGCTCAGCCGACATGTACGTCGGGGCCTGGATGGAAGGCGGCAGGATCCATGTGCAGGGGAATGTCGACTCTTTCTCTGGTACCGGTATGAAAGGTGGCGAGATCGAGGTCGACGGCAATGCCGGAAACTACCTCGGTGCCGCCTATCGCGGGGACTGGAGAGGTATGCAGGCTGGCACGATCCGTGTGCACGGAGATGCCGGATCTGACCTTGGAACCTTCATGAATGGCGGGACCATCATCGTCGAGGGCGACGTGGACGTCCACGTCGGCACCCACGCCGAGGGTGGGACCATCATCGTCAAGGGGAATGGCACATCCAAGATTGGCGGTCAGATGGTGAAAGGGGAGATCTATGTCTTCGGCACCATCGACGTCATGATGCCCGGCTATATCTACCGAGAAGATGTGGACCTTGAAGTCGATGGCGATTCGGCCAGGTTCGCCCTCTTTGAGGGCGACATGGGCGAGCGTCATTCAAAGCGGAAAGGTCAGGTCATCTACGGTAAAATTTACCAGAAATACTAAATATCACCCTTCTTTTTTTCTACAAAAGAGCGCAAGCCCGGATGTTATATTTCCCGAAGTATAATATCATATCGTAACACGCATTGCAAATTATCTCGCACAACCCCTTGCTCCACACGTGGCATGAGGCCACCCTATTTGAATCTTCTTCCATTACATCAATATATCTATGTATATATACCTCGGCAGACAGGTCCAAAGATAGCAATGCTTATATGCCGAGATGGTGACTATGCAATTGTCCCTTGAGGGACGTGCAGTAGCATCATCAGCAATTATCAGCGATTCCTTTAGCGATTCACTACACAGTTCCTGTATTGTATTGGTAGATACATCTCATTTGGAGGAAATTATATGGCTAAATACTCAGACACGATCGACCTCTACGATGACGAAGGAAAACTTCTGAAGAGTGGGGTCACACTTGAGAAGGTCAGCCCGGTCGTCAACCCGGCGATCAAAAGAATCATCGACATGACCAAGCGGACGATCGCGGTCAATCTGGCCGGGATCGAGAACGGGATCAAGACCGGTGCGGTCGGCGGCAAAGCAAACCAGATCGCCGGACGGACCCTTGACCTCGACATTGTCAAGGATGTCGATGCCATCAAGGCAAAGATCCAGGAGATGGTCCAGGTCGAAGAGGGCGACGACACCAACATCAAGGACTTCGGAGGCAAACTTCTCCTTGTCGAGGTGCCGAAGGCCCGTATCGACGCGGCCGCCACCTATGACGCGGCGACCACCGCAGTCGCGGCGGCGACCACCTACGCGATCATCGACCAGTACGACATCGGCCCCTTCGACGGCCCGATGGTCAAGGCGGCGGTCTGGGGCACCTACCCGCAGACCATGGACATGAGCGGAGCAAATGTCAGCTCGATCCTGTCCATCCCGCAGAAGAACGAAGGCCTTGGCTTTGCCCTGAGAAACATCCCGGCCAACCACGTCGTGATGATCACCGGCCGGAACGCCATGCAGGGTGCGGCCCTTTCCTCGACCTTCGAACAGGCGGGCCAGTTCGAGATGGGCAACGCCATCGGCCCCTTCGAGCGTGCCCAGCTCCTTGGCTACGCCTACCAGGGCCTCAACGCCAACAACCTGGTCTACGACCTGGTCAAGACCAACGGCCAGAGCGGGACAATTGGTACCGTGGTCCAGTCCCTGGTCGAACGCGCGATCGAGGACAAGGTTATCGCACCGGGCAAGAAGGGCGGGTACTTCCAGTATTATGACACCAAGGACCCGATGCTCTGGAACGCCTATGCGGCAGCCGGCACCCTGGCCGGGACGATGGTCAACTGTGGTGCCGGGCGGTTCGCCCAGGCGGTCTCCTCGACGCTCCTGTACTTCAACGACCTGCTTGAGCACGAGACTGGCCTGCCAGGCTGTGACTATGGCCGTGTGATGGGGACCGCAGTCGGTTTCTCCTTCTTCAGCCACTCCATCTATGGCGGCGGTGGCCCCGGGGTCTTCAACGGCAACCACGTCGTGACCAGGCATTCGGCCGGCTTTGCCATCCCATGTGTGGTCTCGGCCTGCTGTCTTGACGCAGGCACACAGATGTTTGCACCGGAGGGCACCTCCAAGATCTATGGCGAGACCTATGGCCAGATCGAGGAGTTCGCACGGCCGATCCAGAACATCGCAAAGGAAGTGTAAAGGTAGCCGCTGATGACAGAAGCCACATATCCCCAATGTAGGATTGTGCCTGCGCGTTTCCTCAACCCAGAGACGGTGGAACGTCTCCTCAACAGGATCCTGGAGGTTGGCGGGATCAGGCGGTTGGTCCTGAACGGACCCCGCCTCCCCACCACCGTTCCCTATGGCCCGGCCCGGGGTACCCCAAACCCCCACCCGATGCGAAAGGTGATCAGGGTCGGAGACCAGGACATGGAACTCCAGGTACATGTAGGAACGATCCTCCTCGAACTCGAAGACCGGTCGTACATCGACCCTATCAGACAGGCATGTGACGAAGTCTTCGTGAAGTTCCCGTACGGTTTCACGGAAGGGAAATTCATAAAGACCCAGGCGACCGTTTCAGATTATGCAAAATACGGACCCGACGCCGACACATTCATCCTCGGGATGACAGACCCGAAGAGCCGGGGCGGGCCCCTTATTATTCAAGGACTCAAGTGATTACTATGCCGATCGGAAGGGTAACCCAGGTAGTGGACTGCAGAGAGAGTATGGGCATGGGCAAAGGCGGAGGCCTTGCCCAGCGAGGGACCATTTCAGAATGCCGCAGCCCCGACGTGATCGTCGTCGGGATGTCGCCAGGACGCAGGCATGTGACAAAGCCGGTCTGCGACATCACGTCCGCCCTGAGAAGAGAAGGGGTGGAGTTCTCGGTGAGCACGCTCGTGCTGAACGCGGGGAGCGGTGTTCCTCCTGATGCCCCCGGAATTGCGGGGTCAGTCCTTGGCGCCTACTTCGGGCTCACCCCCCAGGAGATCGAGCAGATCGAAGAGCATAAGGTCGCGATTCTCCACCACGGGAACGTCAGGTCCCATGTGGTACAGAAGGTCAGGTTCATCCTGGAGCATGTCGACGTCAAGGCGGTCGTCGTCTCCCAGTGCCCGATCGATTATGAGGATCTCGCAAAAGAGGGCGTCAAGACCGCCCTCGTCATGCCACCGCCCGATAGGGTCAAGACCAGGGGAACCGTCGAGGCGATCGTCTCCGGGATCACCCGTGGCCAGACCCCTACAAGGGAAAAGATGGCTGAAGTCATCTCAACCGTTACCAGATTGATGAAAGAACAAAACCCAAGGTGAAATTGTCTATGGCATATAAACCACAGTTCGGACCGGGCACCACTGTCGTCGCCGAGAACCGGCGCAAGCAGATGAACCCGGACTACCAGCTTGAGAAGCTGCGTGAAGTAACTGACGAGGACATCGTCCTGATCCTTGGCCACCGCGCCCCTGGTGCGGCCTATCCAACGGCCCACCCGCCCCTGGCCGAGCAGCAGGAACCCGCATGTCCGATCAGAAAGATCGTCGAGCCGACCGAGGGCGCAAAGGCCGGCGACCGCGTCCGCTATATCCAGTTTGCGGACTCCATGTTCAACGCACCCTGTCAGCCGTACCAGAGGACATACAGTGAGTGCTACCGCTTCCGCGGCATCGACCCGGGCACCCTCTCTGGCCGCCAGATTGTCGAGTGCCGCGAGCGCGACCTGGAAGGATATTCCAAGGAACTGATCAACACCGAGGTCTTTGACCCGGCCAGGACCGGTATCCGCGGTGCGACCGTGCACGGCCACTCCCTCCGTCTTGCAGAGGACGGTATGATGTTCGACATGCTCCAGCGCTGCGTCCTCGGCGACGACGGCGTCGTCAGGTATGTCAAGAACCAGATCGGTGAGCCTCTCGACCGTGCAGTCGAGGTCGGCAAGCCGATGGACGAGGCCTGGCTGAAGACGCACACCACCATGTTCCACTCCCTCGCAGGGACCGGGTTCCGCGAGGACCAGGAATATGTCGAGTATGTGCAGCGGATCCACTCGCTGAGAACGAAGTACGGCTTCATGCCGAAGGAGGAGTGATAGACATGGCAAAGATTGAAAGGGCGCAGAAGCTGTTCCTCAAGTCACTCAAGGAGAAGTTCCAGGACCAGGATGTCCAGTCCGAGAAGACCGAGTTCTACAAGTTCGGTGGCATCCGCCAGTCCCCAAGAAAACTTGAGTTCATGAAAGCAAGTCAGGCCGTAGAGATGCAGCGCGGGATGGCGATGTACGACCCCGAACGTTGTCATCTCGGCGGTCTGCCGATGGGGCAGCGTCAGCTGATGACCTACGAGGTCTCTGGCACCGGAGTCTATGTCGAGGGCGACGACCTGCACTTCGTCAACAATTCTGCGATGCAGCAGATGTGGGACGACATCCGCAGGACAGTCATCGTCGGCATGGACCTTGCCCACGCCACCCTCCAGAAGAGGCTTGGCAAAGAGGTCACCCCTGAGACGATCAACGAGTACCTCCACATCCTCAACCACGCCATGCCTGGTGCGGCCGTGGTTCAGGAGCACATGGTCGAGACCCACCCGGGACTTGTCGACGACTGTTATGTGAAGGTCTTCACCGGCGACGACGAACTCGCCGACGACATCGAACCCCAGTTCCTCCTTGATGTCGAGAAGCTCTTCCCGGCCAAGTCGGCAGAGGCCCTCAAGGCCGCGGTCGGCAAGTCGATGTGGCAGGCGATCCATATCCCGACCATCGTCTCCAGGACATGCGACGGCGGTACCACCTCCAGGTGGTCTGCGATGCAGATCGGGATGTCCTACATCGCCGCGTACCGCATGTGCGCCGGCGAGGCGGCGGTCGCCGACCTCTCCTTTGCCGCAAAGCACGCGGGCGTCATCCAGATGGCCGACATCCTGCCGGCACGGCGTGCCCGCGGTCCGAACGAGCCGGGCGGGATCAAGTTCGGTCACTTCTCCGACATGATCCAGACCGACCGGAAGTACCCCAACGACCCGGCCAAGGCGGCTCTCGAGGTCGTCGGTGCAGGTACCATGCTCTTCGACCAGATCTGGCTTGGTTCCTACATGTCAGGCGGTGTCGGGTTCAC
This window encodes:
- the mcrA gene encoding coenzyme-B sulfoethylthiotransferase subunit alpha; this translates as MAKIERAQKLFLKSLKEKFQDQDVQSEKTEFYKFGGIRQSPRKLEFMKASQAVEMQRGMAMYDPERCHLGGLPMGQRQLMTYEVSGTGVYVEGDDLHFVNNSAMQQMWDDIRRTVIVGMDLAHATLQKRLGKEVTPETINEYLHILNHAMPGAAVVQEHMVETHPGLVDDCYVKVFTGDDELADDIEPQFLLDVEKLFPAKSAEALKAAVGKSMWQAIHIPTIVSRTCDGGTTSRWSAMQIGMSYIAAYRMCAGEAAVADLSFAAKHAGVIQMADILPARRARGPNEPGGIKFGHFSDMIQTDRKYPNDPAKAALEVVGAGTMLFDQIWLGSYMSGGVGFTQYATAAYTDNILDEYTYYGMDYIKDKYKVDWQNPNPADKVTATQDVVNDIASEVTLNAMEQYEQFPTLMEDHFGGSQRAGVIAAASGLSSAIATGNSNAGLNGWYLSMLLHKEGWSRLGFFGYDLQDQCGSSNSLSVRPDEGAIGEFRGPNYPNYAMNVGHQGEYAAIVGSAHYSRGDAWSMNPLIKITFADPSLQFDFAEPRREFAKGAIREFEPAGERSLIIPAR